One genomic region from Anopheles bellator chromosome 2, idAnoBellAS_SP24_06.2, whole genome shotgun sequence encodes:
- the LOC131211376 gene encoding probable salivary secreted peptide, with protein MKGVIVIVAVLIFGCLVASQSHNYQWGVREPREVLLNRTIAVRSGTILQVKTIDLLYPISGQQGRNISAIVVLDQYINGNGGYASLYAGGIGYNYTTVHLQSQRGHGYNFIVEIYGKP; from the exons ATGAAGGGAGTGATTGTGATCGTTGCGGTACTGATTTTTGGGTGCCTGGTCGCCAGCCAGAGCCACAACTACCAGTGGGGTGTCCGAGAGCCGCGCGAGGTCCTGCTGAACCGCACAATCGCCGTCCGGTCGGGGACGATACTCCAGGTTAAGACGATCGATCTGCTGTATCCGATCTCG GGCCAACAAGGGCGCAACATATCGGCCATCGTGGTGCTCGATCAGTACatcaacggcaacggtggctACGCCAGTCTGTATGCCGGTGGGATTGGTTACAACTACACGACGGTTCATCTGCAATCGCAGCGAGGCCATGGTTACAACTTTATCGTGGAGATTTACGGAAAACCGTGA
- the LOC131209201 gene encoding V-type proton ATPase 116 kDa subunit a 1 isoform X4, which translates to MGSLFRSEEMSLCQLFLQSEAAYACVSELGELGLVQFRDLNPDVNAFQRKFVNEVRRCDEMERKLRYLEKEIKKDGIPMLDTGESPEAPQPREMIDLEATFEKLENELREVNQNAEALKRNYLELTELKHILRKTQVFFDEQEGGMHTTESMTRALITDESRTGKAMGPVQLGFVAGVILRERLPAFERMLWRACRGNVFLRQAMIEDPLEDPANGDKVYKSVFIIFFQGDQLKTRVKKICEGFRATLYPCPEAPTDRREMAMGVMTRIEDLHTVLGQTQDHRHRVLVAAAKNLKNWFVKVRKIKAIYHTLNLFNLDVTQKCLIAECWVPLLDFETIQIALRRGTERSGSSVPPILNRMETFEDPPTYNRTNKFTHAFQALINAYGVASYREMNPAPYTIITFPFLFAVMFGDLGHGAIMALFGLWMVLKEKPLAAKKSDNEIWNIFFGGRYIIFLMGVFSMYTGFVYNDIFSKSLNVFGSSWSINYNTSTVMSNKALQLDPRGADYAQTPYPIGLDPVWQVAPLNKIIFQNAYKMKISIIFGVIHMLFGVFVGLFNHRYFKNKMAVYCEFIPQVIFLVFLFFYMTLLMFIKWVKYSANYENVRFSAGCAPSILITFINMVLFKAPDESEGDCSPFMFAGQQGLQKFLVVIALLCVPWMLLAKPILIMRGRKEAAHQPIAPYSNENGDTEGGGLNQANNSTVAQGGQPQQPQQGGGAGHGHDNEEMSEIFIHQGIHTIEYVLGSVSHTASYLRLWALSLAHAQLAEVLWNMVLQNGLKQDGWIGGVALWAVFAFWAVLTVGILVLMEGLSAFLHTLRLHWVEFQSKFYAGLGYAFQPFSFEVILESSSSSAED; encoded by the exons ATGGGTTCACTTTTCCGCAGCGAGGAGATGTCCCTCTGCCAGCTCTTCCTCCAGAGCGAAGCAGCGTACGCCTGTGTGTCCGAGTTGGGAGAGCTCGGTCTGGTGCAGTTCCGTGAC CTCAATCCCGACGTGAATGCGTTTCAACGCAAGTTCGTCAATGAGGTGCGCCGGTGTGACGAGATGGAACGCAAGTTGCGCTATCTCgagaaagaaatcaaaaaggaTGGCATCCCGATGCTGGATACCGGTGAAAGTCCCGAAGCGCCCCAGCCCCGCGAGATGATTGATCTGGAGGCGACCTTTGAGAAGCTGGAAAATGAGTTGCGTGAGGTGAACCAAAATGCGGAAGCCCTCAAGCGGAACTATCTGGAGCTTACGGAGCTAAAGCACATCCTGCGTAAGACTCAAGTCTTTTTTGACGAG CAAGAGGGTGGTATGCATACCACCGAATCGATGACCCGGGCGTTGATCACCGACGAATCACGCACTGGCAAGGCAATGGGTCCTGTTCAGCTTGG TTTTGTGGCCGGTGTAATCCTCCGCGAACGGTTGCCGGCGTTCGAGCGGATGCTGTGGCGTGCCTGCCGCGGTAACGTGTTTCTGCGCCAGGCCATGATCGAGGACCCGCTCGAGGATCCGGCCAAC GGTGACAAGGTGTACAAGTCGGTGTTTATCATCTTCTTCCAAGGCGACCAGCTGAAGACGCGGGTGAAGAAAATTTGCGAGGGCTTCCGTGCCACGCTGTACCCGTGCCCGGaagcaccgaccgatcggcgcgAGATGGCGATGGGCGTGATGACGCGCATCGAGGACCTGCACACGGTGCTCGGCCAAACGCAGGACCATCGCCACCGGGTGCTGGTAGCGGCGGCCAAGAACCTAAAGAACTGGTTCGTGAAGGTGCGCAAAATCAAGGCCATCTACCACACGCTCAATCTGTTCAATCTGGACGTGACGCAAAAGTGTCTGATCGCCGAGTGCTGGGTGCCGCTGCTCGACTTCGAGACGATTCAGATCGCGCTGCGCCGCGGTACCGAGCGGTCCGGGTCGTCCGTGCCGCCCATCCTGAACCGCATGGAAACGTTCGAGGACCCGCCGACGTACAATCGGACGAACAAGTTCACGCACGCGTTCCAGGCGCTGATCAATGCGTACGGTGTGGCCAGCTACCGGGAGATGAATCCGGCCCCGTACACCATCATCACGTTTCCGTTTCTGTTCGCGGTCATGTTCGGCGACCTGGGCCACGGTGCCATCATGGCCCTGTTCGGGCTGTGGATGGTGCTGAAGGAGAAACCGCTGGCGGCCAAAAAGTCCGACAACGAAATCTGGAACATCTTCTTCGGCGGCCGGTACATCATTTTCCTGATGGGCGTGTTCTCGATGTACACCGGGTTCGTGTACAACGACATCTTCTCGAAATCGCTCAATGTGTTCGGCTCGTCGTGGAGCATCAACTACAACACGTCGACCGTGATGAGCAACAAGGCCCTGCAGCTCGACCCGCGGGGAGCCGACTACGCACAAACGCCGTACCCAATCGGGCTGGACCCCGTGTGGCAGGTGGCCCCGCTGAACAAGATCATCTTCCAGAACGCGTACAAGATGAAGATTTCGATCATCTTCGGTGTGATCCACATGCtgttcggtgtgtttgtggggcTGTTCAACCACCGGTACTTCAAGAACAAGATGGCCGTCTACTGCGAGTTCATTCCGCAGGTGATCTTCCTGGTGTTTCTGTTCTTCTACATGACCCTGCTGATGTTCATCAAGTGGGTCAAGTACTCGGCCAACTACGAGAACGTGCGCTTCTCGGCCGGCTGCGCCCCCTCCATTCTGATCACGTTCATCAACATGGTGCTGTTCAAGGCACCGGACGAATCCGAAGGCGACTGCTCGCCGTTTATGTTTGCCGGCCAGCAGGGTTTGCAAAAGTTCCTCGTCGTGATTGCGCTGCTCTGTGTGCCGTGGATGCTGCTCGCCAAGCCAATACTAATCATGCGTGGCCGTAAGGAAGCTGCC CATCAACCGATTGCACCGTACAGTAACGAGAACGGTGACACGGAGGGAGGCGGACTGAACCAGGCCAACAATTCTACCGTGGCCCAAGGTGGACAAccacagcagccgcagcagggAGGTGGCGCCGGCCACGGACACGACAACGAGGAGATGTCCGAAATCTTCATCCACCAGGGTATACACACGATCGAGTACGTTCTGGGATCGGTGTCCCATACCGCGTCCTATCTGCGCCTGTGGGCTCTTTCGCTGGCCCATGCTC AGCTGGCCGAAGTGCTGTGGAACATGGTGCTACAGAATGGGCTGAAGCAGGACGGTTGGATCGGTGGCGTTGCGCTGTGGgccgttttcgctttctgGGCCGTGCTGACCGTCGGAATCTTGGTGCTGATGGAGGGTCTTTCGGCTTTCCTGCACACTCTGCGTTTGCACTG GGTTGAATTCCAGAGCAAGTTCTACGCCGGTTTAGGCTACGCGTTCCAACCATTCTCGTTCGAGGTCATCCTCGagtccagctccagctcggcAGAAGACTAA
- the LOC131209201 gene encoding V-type proton ATPase 116 kDa subunit a 1 isoform X2, producing MGSLFRSEEMSLCQLFLQSEAAYACVSELGELGLVQFRDLNPDVNAFQRKFVNEVRRCDEMERKLRYLEKEIKKDGIPMLDTGESPEAPQPREMIDLEATFEKLENELREVNQNAEALKRNYLELTELKHILRKTQVFFDEQEGGMHTTESMTRALITDESRTGKAMGPVQLGFLEKSQDTEEYLPCFVAGVILRERLPAFERMLWRACRGNVFLRQAMIEDPLEDPANGDKVYKSVFIIFFQGDQLKTRVKKICEGFRATLYPCPEAPTDRREMAMGVMTRIEDLHTVLGQTQDHRHRVLVAAAKNLKNWFVKVRKIKAIYHTLNLFNLDVTQKCLIAECWVPLLDFETIQIALRRGTERSGSSVPPILNRMETFEDPPTYNRTNKFTHAFQALINAYGVASYREMNPAPYTIITFPFLFAVMFGDLGHGAIMALFGLWMVLKEKPLAAKKSDNEIWNIFFGGRYIIFLMGVFSMYTGFVYNDIFSKSLNVFGSSWSINYNTSTVMSNKALQLDPRGADYAQTPYPIGLDPVWQVAPLNKIIFQNAYKMKISIIFGVIHMLFGVFVGLFNHRYFKNKMAVYCEFIPQVIFLVFLFFYMTLLMFIKWVKYSANYENVRFSAGCAPSILITFINMVLFKAPDESEGDCSPFMFAGQQGLQKFLVVIALLCVPWMLLAKPILIMRGRKEAAHQPIAPYSNENGDTEGGGLNQANNSTVAQGGQPQQPQQGGGAGHGHDNEEMSEIFIHQGIHTIEYVLGSVSHTASYLRLWALSLAHAQLAEVLWNMVLQNGLKQDGWIGGVALWAVFAFWAVLTVGILVLMEGLSAFLHTLRLHWVEFQSKFYAGLGYAFQPFSFEVILESSSSSAED from the exons ATGGGTTCACTTTTCCGCAGCGAGGAGATGTCCCTCTGCCAGCTCTTCCTCCAGAGCGAAGCAGCGTACGCCTGTGTGTCCGAGTTGGGAGAGCTCGGTCTGGTGCAGTTCCGTGAC CTCAATCCCGACGTGAATGCGTTTCAACGCAAGTTCGTCAATGAGGTGCGCCGGTGTGACGAGATGGAACGCAAGTTGCGCTATCTCgagaaagaaatcaaaaaggaTGGCATCCCGATGCTGGATACCGGTGAAAGTCCCGAAGCGCCCCAGCCCCGCGAGATGATTGATCTGGAGGCGACCTTTGAGAAGCTGGAAAATGAGTTGCGTGAGGTGAACCAAAATGCGGAAGCCCTCAAGCGGAACTATCTGGAGCTTACGGAGCTAAAGCACATCCTGCGTAAGACTCAAGTCTTTTTTGACGAG CAAGAGGGTGGTATGCATACCACCGAATCGATGACCCGGGCGTTGATCACCGACGAATCACGCACTGGCAAGGCAATGGGTCCTGTTCAGCTTGG TTTTCTGGAAAAATCACAAGACACAGAAGAGTACCTTCCATG TTTTGTGGCCGGTGTAATCCTCCGCGAACGGTTGCCGGCGTTCGAGCGGATGCTGTGGCGTGCCTGCCGCGGTAACGTGTTTCTGCGCCAGGCCATGATCGAGGACCCGCTCGAGGATCCGGCCAAC GGTGACAAGGTGTACAAGTCGGTGTTTATCATCTTCTTCCAAGGCGACCAGCTGAAGACGCGGGTGAAGAAAATTTGCGAGGGCTTCCGTGCCACGCTGTACCCGTGCCCGGaagcaccgaccgatcggcgcgAGATGGCGATGGGCGTGATGACGCGCATCGAGGACCTGCACACGGTGCTCGGCCAAACGCAGGACCATCGCCACCGGGTGCTGGTAGCGGCGGCCAAGAACCTAAAGAACTGGTTCGTGAAGGTGCGCAAAATCAAGGCCATCTACCACACGCTCAATCTGTTCAATCTGGACGTGACGCAAAAGTGTCTGATCGCCGAGTGCTGGGTGCCGCTGCTCGACTTCGAGACGATTCAGATCGCGCTGCGCCGCGGTACCGAGCGGTCCGGGTCGTCCGTGCCGCCCATCCTGAACCGCATGGAAACGTTCGAGGACCCGCCGACGTACAATCGGACGAACAAGTTCACGCACGCGTTCCAGGCGCTGATCAATGCGTACGGTGTGGCCAGCTACCGGGAGATGAATCCGGCCCCGTACACCATCATCACGTTTCCGTTTCTGTTCGCGGTCATGTTCGGCGACCTGGGCCACGGTGCCATCATGGCCCTGTTCGGGCTGTGGATGGTGCTGAAGGAGAAACCGCTGGCGGCCAAAAAGTCCGACAACGAAATCTGGAACATCTTCTTCGGCGGCCGGTACATCATTTTCCTGATGGGCGTGTTCTCGATGTACACCGGGTTCGTGTACAACGACATCTTCTCGAAATCGCTCAATGTGTTCGGCTCGTCGTGGAGCATCAACTACAACACGTCGACCGTGATGAGCAACAAGGCCCTGCAGCTCGACCCGCGGGGAGCCGACTACGCACAAACGCCGTACCCAATCGGGCTGGACCCCGTGTGGCAGGTGGCCCCGCTGAACAAGATCATCTTCCAGAACGCGTACAAGATGAAGATTTCGATCATCTTCGGTGTGATCCACATGCtgttcggtgtgtttgtggggcTGTTCAACCACCGGTACTTCAAGAACAAGATGGCCGTCTACTGCGAGTTCATTCCGCAGGTGATCTTCCTGGTGTTTCTGTTCTTCTACATGACCCTGCTGATGTTCATCAAGTGGGTCAAGTACTCGGCCAACTACGAGAACGTGCGCTTCTCGGCCGGCTGCGCCCCCTCCATTCTGATCACGTTCATCAACATGGTGCTGTTCAAGGCACCGGACGAATCCGAAGGCGACTGCTCGCCGTTTATGTTTGCCGGCCAGCAGGGTTTGCAAAAGTTCCTCGTCGTGATTGCGCTGCTCTGTGTGCCGTGGATGCTGCTCGCCAAGCCAATACTAATCATGCGTGGCCGTAAGGAAGCTGCC CATCAACCGATTGCACCGTACAGTAACGAGAACGGTGACACGGAGGGAGGCGGACTGAACCAGGCCAACAATTCTACCGTGGCCCAAGGTGGACAAccacagcagccgcagcagggAGGTGGCGCCGGCCACGGACACGACAACGAGGAGATGTCCGAAATCTTCATCCACCAGGGTATACACACGATCGAGTACGTTCTGGGATCGGTGTCCCATACCGCGTCCTATCTGCGCCTGTGGGCTCTTTCGCTGGCCCATGCTC AGCTGGCCGAAGTGCTGTGGAACATGGTGCTACAGAATGGGCTGAAGCAGGACGGTTGGATCGGTGGCGTTGCGCTGTGGgccgttttcgctttctgGGCCGTGCTGACCGTCGGAATCTTGGTGCTGATGGAGGGTCTTTCGGCTTTCCTGCACACTCTGCGTTTGCACTG GGTTGAATTCCAGAGCAAGTTCTACGCCGGTTTAGGCTACGCGTTCCAACCATTCTCGTTCGAGGTCATCCTCGagtccagctccagctcggcAGAAGACTAA
- the LOC131209201 gene encoding V-type proton ATPase 116 kDa subunit a 1 isoform X3, with product MGSLFRSEEMSLCQLFLQSEAAYACVSELGELGLVQFRDLNPDVNAFQRKFVNEVRRCDEMERKLRYLEKEIKKDGIPMLDTGESPEAPQPREMIDLEATFEKLENELREVNQNAEALKRNYLELTELKHILRKTQVFFDEMADSHREEEQVNLLGEEGIRAGGAGAQGQNLKLGFVAGVILRERLPAFERMLWRACRGNVFLRQAMIEDPLEDPANGDKVYKSVFIIFFQGDQLKTRVKKICEGFRATLYPCPEAPTDRREMAMGVMTRIEDLHTVLGQTQDHRHRVLVAAAKNLKNWFVKVRKIKAIYHTLNLFNLDVTQKCLIAECWVPLLDFETIQIALRRGTERSGSSVPPILNRMETFEDPPTYNRTNKFTHAFQALINAYGVASYREMNPAPYTIITFPFLFAVMFGDLGHGAIMALFGLWMVLKEKPLAAKKSDNEIWNIFFGGRYIIFLMGVFSMYTGFVYNDIFSKSLNVFGSSWSINYNTSTVMSNKALQLDPRGADYAQTPYPIGLDPVWQVAPLNKIIFQNAYKMKISIIFGVIHMLFGVFVGLFNHRYFKNKMAVYCEFIPQVIFLVFLFFYMTLLMFIKWVKYSANYENVRFSAGCAPSILITFINMVLFKAPDESEGDCSPFMFAGQQGLQKFLVVIALLCVPWMLLAKPILIMRGRKEAAHQPIAPYSNENGDTEGGGLNQANNSTVAQGGQPQQPQQGGGAGHGHDNEEMSEIFIHQGIHTIEYVLGSVSHTASYLRLWALSLAHAQLAEVLWNMVLQNGLKQDGWIGGVALWAVFAFWAVLTVGILVLMEGLSAFLHTLRLHWVEFQSKFYAGLGYAFQPFSFEVILESSSSSAED from the exons ATGGGTTCACTTTTCCGCAGCGAGGAGATGTCCCTCTGCCAGCTCTTCCTCCAGAGCGAAGCAGCGTACGCCTGTGTGTCCGAGTTGGGAGAGCTCGGTCTGGTGCAGTTCCGTGAC CTCAATCCCGACGTGAATGCGTTTCAACGCAAGTTCGTCAATGAGGTGCGCCGGTGTGACGAGATGGAACGCAAGTTGCGCTATCTCgagaaagaaatcaaaaaggaTGGCATCCCGATGCTGGATACCGGTGAAAGTCCCGAAGCGCCCCAGCCCCGCGAGATGATTGATCTGGAGGCGACCTTTGAGAAGCTGGAAAATGAGTTGCGTGAGGTGAACCAAAATGCGGAAGCCCTCAAGCGGAACTATCTGGAGCTTACGGAGCTAAAGCACATCCTGCGTAAGACTCAAGTCTTTTTTGACGAG ATGGCGGATTCGCACAGGGAAGAGGAGCAGGTTAACCTTCTGGGTGAGGAGGGCATTCGagctggtggtgccggggcACAGGGACAGAATCTAAAACTAGG TTTTGTGGCCGGTGTAATCCTCCGCGAACGGTTGCCGGCGTTCGAGCGGATGCTGTGGCGTGCCTGCCGCGGTAACGTGTTTCTGCGCCAGGCCATGATCGAGGACCCGCTCGAGGATCCGGCCAAC GGTGACAAGGTGTACAAGTCGGTGTTTATCATCTTCTTCCAAGGCGACCAGCTGAAGACGCGGGTGAAGAAAATTTGCGAGGGCTTCCGTGCCACGCTGTACCCGTGCCCGGaagcaccgaccgatcggcgcgAGATGGCGATGGGCGTGATGACGCGCATCGAGGACCTGCACACGGTGCTCGGCCAAACGCAGGACCATCGCCACCGGGTGCTGGTAGCGGCGGCCAAGAACCTAAAGAACTGGTTCGTGAAGGTGCGCAAAATCAAGGCCATCTACCACACGCTCAATCTGTTCAATCTGGACGTGACGCAAAAGTGTCTGATCGCCGAGTGCTGGGTGCCGCTGCTCGACTTCGAGACGATTCAGATCGCGCTGCGCCGCGGTACCGAGCGGTCCGGGTCGTCCGTGCCGCCCATCCTGAACCGCATGGAAACGTTCGAGGACCCGCCGACGTACAATCGGACGAACAAGTTCACGCACGCGTTCCAGGCGCTGATCAATGCGTACGGTGTGGCCAGCTACCGGGAGATGAATCCGGCCCCGTACACCATCATCACGTTTCCGTTTCTGTTCGCGGTCATGTTCGGCGACCTGGGCCACGGTGCCATCATGGCCCTGTTCGGGCTGTGGATGGTGCTGAAGGAGAAACCGCTGGCGGCCAAAAAGTCCGACAACGAAATCTGGAACATCTTCTTCGGCGGCCGGTACATCATTTTCCTGATGGGCGTGTTCTCGATGTACACCGGGTTCGTGTACAACGACATCTTCTCGAAATCGCTCAATGTGTTCGGCTCGTCGTGGAGCATCAACTACAACACGTCGACCGTGATGAGCAACAAGGCCCTGCAGCTCGACCCGCGGGGAGCCGACTACGCACAAACGCCGTACCCAATCGGGCTGGACCCCGTGTGGCAGGTGGCCCCGCTGAACAAGATCATCTTCCAGAACGCGTACAAGATGAAGATTTCGATCATCTTCGGTGTGATCCACATGCtgttcggtgtgtttgtggggcTGTTCAACCACCGGTACTTCAAGAACAAGATGGCCGTCTACTGCGAGTTCATTCCGCAGGTGATCTTCCTGGTGTTTCTGTTCTTCTACATGACCCTGCTGATGTTCATCAAGTGGGTCAAGTACTCGGCCAACTACGAGAACGTGCGCTTCTCGGCCGGCTGCGCCCCCTCCATTCTGATCACGTTCATCAACATGGTGCTGTTCAAGGCACCGGACGAATCCGAAGGCGACTGCTCGCCGTTTATGTTTGCCGGCCAGCAGGGTTTGCAAAAGTTCCTCGTCGTGATTGCGCTGCTCTGTGTGCCGTGGATGCTGCTCGCCAAGCCAATACTAATCATGCGTGGCCGTAAGGAAGCTGCC CATCAACCGATTGCACCGTACAGTAACGAGAACGGTGACACGGAGGGAGGCGGACTGAACCAGGCCAACAATTCTACCGTGGCCCAAGGTGGACAAccacagcagccgcagcagggAGGTGGCGCCGGCCACGGACACGACAACGAGGAGATGTCCGAAATCTTCATCCACCAGGGTATACACACGATCGAGTACGTTCTGGGATCGGTGTCCCATACCGCGTCCTATCTGCGCCTGTGGGCTCTTTCGCTGGCCCATGCTC AGCTGGCCGAAGTGCTGTGGAACATGGTGCTACAGAATGGGCTGAAGCAGGACGGTTGGATCGGTGGCGTTGCGCTGTGGgccgttttcgctttctgGGCCGTGCTGACCGTCGGAATCTTGGTGCTGATGGAGGGTCTTTCGGCTTTCCTGCACACTCTGCGTTTGCACTG GGTTGAATTCCAGAGCAAGTTCTACGCCGGTTTAGGCTACGCGTTCCAACCATTCTCGTTCGAGGTCATCCTCGagtccagctccagctcggcAGAAGACTAA
- the LOC131209201 gene encoding V-type proton ATPase 116 kDa subunit a 1 isoform X1 encodes MGSLFRSEEMSLCQLFLQSEAAYACVSELGELGLVQFRDLNPDVNAFQRKFVNEVRRCDEMERKLRYLEKEIKKDGIPMLDTGESPEAPQPREMIDLEATFEKLENELREVNQNAEALKRNYLELTELKHILRKTQVFFDEAMYTEKVPNKTRTRYQQMADSHREEEQVNLLGEEGIRAGGAGAQGQNLKLGFVAGVILRERLPAFERMLWRACRGNVFLRQAMIEDPLEDPANGDKVYKSVFIIFFQGDQLKTRVKKICEGFRATLYPCPEAPTDRREMAMGVMTRIEDLHTVLGQTQDHRHRVLVAAAKNLKNWFVKVRKIKAIYHTLNLFNLDVTQKCLIAECWVPLLDFETIQIALRRGTERSGSSVPPILNRMETFEDPPTYNRTNKFTHAFQALINAYGVASYREMNPAPYTIITFPFLFAVMFGDLGHGAIMALFGLWMVLKEKPLAAKKSDNEIWNIFFGGRYIIFLMGVFSMYTGFVYNDIFSKSLNVFGSSWSINYNTSTVMSNKALQLDPRGADYAQTPYPIGLDPVWQVAPLNKIIFQNAYKMKISIIFGVIHMLFGVFVGLFNHRYFKNKMAVYCEFIPQVIFLVFLFFYMTLLMFIKWVKYSANYENVRFSAGCAPSILITFINMVLFKAPDESEGDCSPFMFAGQQGLQKFLVVIALLCVPWMLLAKPILIMRGRKEAAHQPIAPYSNENGDTEGGGLNQANNSTVAQGGQPQQPQQGGGAGHGHDNEEMSEIFIHQGIHTIEYVLGSVSHTASYLRLWALSLAHAQLAEVLWNMVLQNGLKQDGWIGGVALWAVFAFWAVLTVGILVLMEGLSAFLHTLRLHWVEFQSKFYAGLGYAFQPFSFEVILESSSSSAED; translated from the exons ATGGGTTCACTTTTCCGCAGCGAGGAGATGTCCCTCTGCCAGCTCTTCCTCCAGAGCGAAGCAGCGTACGCCTGTGTGTCCGAGTTGGGAGAGCTCGGTCTGGTGCAGTTCCGTGAC CTCAATCCCGACGTGAATGCGTTTCAACGCAAGTTCGTCAATGAGGTGCGCCGGTGTGACGAGATGGAACGCAAGTTGCGCTATCTCgagaaagaaatcaaaaaggaTGGCATCCCGATGCTGGATACCGGTGAAAGTCCCGAAGCGCCCCAGCCCCGCGAGATGATTGATCTGGAGGCGACCTTTGAGAAGCTGGAAAATGAGTTGCGTGAGGTGAACCAAAATGCGGAAGCCCTCAAGCGGAACTATCTGGAGCTTACGGAGCTAAAGCACATCCTGCGTAAGACTCAAGTCTTTTTTGACGAG gCAATGTATACCGAAAAAGTACCTAATAAGACAAGAACCCGCTATCAACAGATGGCGGATTCGCACAGGGAAGAGGAGCAGGTTAACCTTCTGGGTGAGGAGGGCATTCGagctggtggtgccggggcACAGGGACAGAATCTAAAACTAGG TTTTGTGGCCGGTGTAATCCTCCGCGAACGGTTGCCGGCGTTCGAGCGGATGCTGTGGCGTGCCTGCCGCGGTAACGTGTTTCTGCGCCAGGCCATGATCGAGGACCCGCTCGAGGATCCGGCCAAC GGTGACAAGGTGTACAAGTCGGTGTTTATCATCTTCTTCCAAGGCGACCAGCTGAAGACGCGGGTGAAGAAAATTTGCGAGGGCTTCCGTGCCACGCTGTACCCGTGCCCGGaagcaccgaccgatcggcgcgAGATGGCGATGGGCGTGATGACGCGCATCGAGGACCTGCACACGGTGCTCGGCCAAACGCAGGACCATCGCCACCGGGTGCTGGTAGCGGCGGCCAAGAACCTAAAGAACTGGTTCGTGAAGGTGCGCAAAATCAAGGCCATCTACCACACGCTCAATCTGTTCAATCTGGACGTGACGCAAAAGTGTCTGATCGCCGAGTGCTGGGTGCCGCTGCTCGACTTCGAGACGATTCAGATCGCGCTGCGCCGCGGTACCGAGCGGTCCGGGTCGTCCGTGCCGCCCATCCTGAACCGCATGGAAACGTTCGAGGACCCGCCGACGTACAATCGGACGAACAAGTTCACGCACGCGTTCCAGGCGCTGATCAATGCGTACGGTGTGGCCAGCTACCGGGAGATGAATCCGGCCCCGTACACCATCATCACGTTTCCGTTTCTGTTCGCGGTCATGTTCGGCGACCTGGGCCACGGTGCCATCATGGCCCTGTTCGGGCTGTGGATGGTGCTGAAGGAGAAACCGCTGGCGGCCAAAAAGTCCGACAACGAAATCTGGAACATCTTCTTCGGCGGCCGGTACATCATTTTCCTGATGGGCGTGTTCTCGATGTACACCGGGTTCGTGTACAACGACATCTTCTCGAAATCGCTCAATGTGTTCGGCTCGTCGTGGAGCATCAACTACAACACGTCGACCGTGATGAGCAACAAGGCCCTGCAGCTCGACCCGCGGGGAGCCGACTACGCACAAACGCCGTACCCAATCGGGCTGGACCCCGTGTGGCAGGTGGCCCCGCTGAACAAGATCATCTTCCAGAACGCGTACAAGATGAAGATTTCGATCATCTTCGGTGTGATCCACATGCtgttcggtgtgtttgtggggcTGTTCAACCACCGGTACTTCAAGAACAAGATGGCCGTCTACTGCGAGTTCATTCCGCAGGTGATCTTCCTGGTGTTTCTGTTCTTCTACATGACCCTGCTGATGTTCATCAAGTGGGTCAAGTACTCGGCCAACTACGAGAACGTGCGCTTCTCGGCCGGCTGCGCCCCCTCCATTCTGATCACGTTCATCAACATGGTGCTGTTCAAGGCACCGGACGAATCCGAAGGCGACTGCTCGCCGTTTATGTTTGCCGGCCAGCAGGGTTTGCAAAAGTTCCTCGTCGTGATTGCGCTGCTCTGTGTGCCGTGGATGCTGCTCGCCAAGCCAATACTAATCATGCGTGGCCGTAAGGAAGCTGCC CATCAACCGATTGCACCGTACAGTAACGAGAACGGTGACACGGAGGGAGGCGGACTGAACCAGGCCAACAATTCTACCGTGGCCCAAGGTGGACAAccacagcagccgcagcagggAGGTGGCGCCGGCCACGGACACGACAACGAGGAGATGTCCGAAATCTTCATCCACCAGGGTATACACACGATCGAGTACGTTCTGGGATCGGTGTCCCATACCGCGTCCTATCTGCGCCTGTGGGCTCTTTCGCTGGCCCATGCTC AGCTGGCCGAAGTGCTGTGGAACATGGTGCTACAGAATGGGCTGAAGCAGGACGGTTGGATCGGTGGCGTTGCGCTGTGGgccgttttcgctttctgGGCCGTGCTGACCGTCGGAATCTTGGTGCTGATGGAGGGTCTTTCGGCTTTCCTGCACACTCTGCGTTTGCACTG GGTTGAATTCCAGAGCAAGTTCTACGCCGGTTTAGGCTACGCGTTCCAACCATTCTCGTTCGAGGTCATCCTCGagtccagctccagctcggcAGAAGACTAA